A DNA window from Pyrus communis chromosome 3, drPyrComm1.1, whole genome shotgun sequence contains the following coding sequences:
- the LOC137730136 gene encoding VQ motif-containing protein 22-like: MPGSNEWGQYYQHALMNNGQRTPSSRGGPSDSTIVTTSSPTVTEITSSPGGQLTPTGSVSKPIRRRSRVSKKTPITLLNANANNFRALVQQFTGCTASSTSLSFGNQKGPINLSFGSNNNVTGSVMTPFVNRNYNYQYQQQLQRLAQQPLQLQQEQQQLHRQPLLQLRENQQLHQEHQGMYPIDNVSGSGNDVFQYSSSSGNYNSVPSIEVVDGFVMDQEDIALYELSGEFFSG, from the coding sequence GCAATACTACCAACACGCCCTCATGAATAATGGGCAGAGAACACCATCTAGTAGGGGAGGGCCTTCAGATTCCACCATTGTTACAACAAGTAGCCCTACTGTGACAGAGATCACTAGCAGCCCAGGAGGCCAGCTCACTCCAACAGGAAGTGTGTCAAAACCCATCAGAAGGAGGTCTAGGGTTTCAAAGAAGACACCCATCACCCTCCTCAACGCCAACGCTAACAATTTTCGAGCTTTGGTGCAACAATTCACAGGTTGTACTGCTTCTAGCACATCCCTTTCCTTTGGGAACCAAAAGGGTCCGATCAACTTGAGTTTTGGATCCAATAATAATGTGACTGGTTCTGTAATGACACCTTTTGTCAATCGCAACTATAACTACCAGTATCAGCAACAGTTGCAGCGGTTGGCGCAGCAGCCACTACAATTAcaacaagaacaacaacaactacATCGACAACCGCTGCTACAGCTACGAGAAAATCAACAGCTTCATCAAGAGCATCAAGGCATGTATCCGATTGATAACGTTAGCGGTAGTGGTAACGATGTGTTTCAGTATTCGTCGAGCAGTGGTAATTATAATTCTGTACCAAGTATCGAGGTTGTGGATGGTTTTGTCATGGATCAGGAAGATATAGCTTTGTATGAACTTTCTGGGGAGTTTTTCTCCGGTTAG